GCTGACACAGCCGCGTGTCCCTGAGCTGCGCGTGCTCCTCAGGCACAGAGCGAATCGTTTGTGCACAGCAGGTGCCCGCACGAGTCACTGCGAGAGGAACCGGGCACCGTCACCGGGTCTGACACCGACCGACACCGACCTGCGGCACCCAGCGCGGGGACACGAAGCTGGTGGCCTCGATGACGGGCAGCCCCGTGTCCGACAACATGTCGATCAGGCGGATCTTCACGGCCGTGGGCACGACGCTCTGACAGAGGGAGAGAGCGGGGTAAGGGCCGGACACGGACCGAGCGCGGCGCACGACGCGCCTTTAACCCCGCCCGCCGGTACCTGCTCGTTCTGCAGCCCGTCGCGCGGTCCCACCTCCACCACCTTCACTCGCTGCGGGAAGGTCCCGGTGCTGACCTGCGGGCGGACAGAGCGCGGCGTGAGGGACCGGGCGGCACCGGAACGAACCgcacagcccggcccggcccggagcCGCTCACCGGACGGAACGACAGAGCACGGCGAGGGAGCAGCCGCCGCACCGCCGCCATGATGCCCGGCCCCTCACGTGACAGCTGCCACGTGATTCAGGGTGAGCGGAGCTCTGCAGTCACGTGACAACGGCGCCAGAGCGCACATACCTGGCGAAGGGGGGTGTCACGTGACAGGGGTCCGGCTGCGCAGCGCGGCATGGCGCCGTGATGATGGAGCGGCGGGGGGAGAGAGTGGGCTGCGCTGCGGGAGGGTCGGGACGCGCCGCACCGAGCGCTGCCTCTTATGGCCGCCTTTTATGGCCGCCTCTTGTAGCTGCCTCTTATGGCCGCCTCTTGTAGCCGCCTCTTGTAGCCGCCTTTTATGGCCGCCTCTCGGAGCCGCCTCTTACGGGCGCGCTGAGCAAACAGTCCGTGTTTGTCCTGGGCCGCCCCGCGCCGCGTCACGGTGTTTCCCGGTGCCCGCCAATGGGACCCGCCGCCCGCAGCTCCCAGCTCATCCCCCCCCGCTGCTGACGGGACACGGGCGGCCCCGGGCCGGCATCGGCCCAACCCGCTCAATTCCTCCAGCAGCGGGGGGGGAGGCTCCCATCTCCCATTGACACCAAGGCCCCTTTCTCCTGGCTGAGCTGCACCGGGGATGCCCGACACAACGGTTGGAAGAGATTCTGTCCTGAACACCGGTTTATTGAGCAGTGAACGAACTGAGGCTCATTGAACAGCCGGGCGGTGGCTGCTGTCACTTCACGCCCTCCAGCCGAACAGCCCAGCCCGGCTGTGAGCACACGGGAGACGGAGGCACGGCCGGTAAATCCACGAGCAGCCCTTCAGGAGCCTCCCTCCACTGCAGAGCCCCGGCCAAACCCAGCATCGACACCTGCAAAAGGCCCAGACACACTCAGCTCAGCTCGGATGGGCACCTCAAACACTGCAGGACACCCAAAGCACCTTTCAGTGTCTGTACTTTTCCACGCACCGTTCAGAGTGCACAAATGACAACACAAGGGATATTTTTGGGCCAAGCGTTTGAATGTAGAGTGCTGGGTTTTGGGTGACTTACaaaaaatctgtgtttgttCAGAGCAAAGGGCACAGCAGCATTTGCGTCAGTTACATTTACAATTAGCAAGTCAATGTACCTCACCTGGACTGAGATTTAACACCAGTCATCCCTTCTGTGTGTGAGGCTTGTTATTTACTTTACCTCCCTGCGTCAGTAGGATCAAGAGTTGCAGGGAGAAACGTTCCTACCTATTCTATGGGAGATGAACCCTATCCACTGTTCCATGTTGAACAGTGAGATGAGAACTAAAGAATAagaggatgctgcagggctgtgggtgaaAGCACCCCATAGCAATCAGTACGGGATAACAAGTTCACGTTACACCAGCAGAAGTCAAGCTGGGCCCTCTCAGCCCACATGTGCCCGAGGTGGGCTCTAAACATGCattaggtttttttcctttaagtttcTTACTTGTGTGGCTGGTGATGCAGTGGGTGCAGACAGCTGCAACACGCTGTTCTGAGGCCAGGTCAGAAAGATGGCGTAGACAACTGCTCCTTTGGAAGTGTACCTACGGCAGGAAGAGTTCATTGAGGTGAAGGGCCCACAAAACAGAACCAACCATGGCCCAGCGTGGCAGCATGAAATCACCACCTTGCCCACTGTCACCCCACAGGGGTCACCTACTTTCCCCTCGTTCCAAAATCTCTCACTTTGGACCCGTCACTAAGAGCTGGCTGATAAAACCCAAACAAAGACACAAAGTCCACGCATGCTGCCTAAAAACAAATGTCATCAGTCCTTGCCTCAGACTGTGGTCAGTGCATCAGATGAGCTGCCAAGTGCTGCTCCTGTCATTGCTCTGCAATTCTAGACTGAACACAGCAGGGCACACTCTGACAGCTCTGTTCTGTAGCATTTCTGGCTCTTAATTCACTCACTGTGAATATCTCAGCAAGTTTAACAGCTGGGAAACAGTGTGTAGGACTGCATCTTCAGATTATATGCATTGAAAGAAACTAGCCACCACCACTACAGTTCTGACAGCAAttgtatggatttttttttccaaagaactATTGGTTTTTAAATCACATAAGATGGCTGAAGATCTGAATTTTAATCCATTCTTTCTACAAGATATTCCTTAGATAACATGTGGCAGTAAGTGAGCACACCAGCTGTAGGATATTACCTAAAAGCTACCTGTGCCTAATGGCAACCCTTCAGAAAGTGCCAAATTTAAGAAGCAGCATCACCTTTGGAAGTCCCAGCTGCAGGATGGTACTGAGCAACAGAGTCCTTACCAGACAGTGTCTGTGCTGTTCTCCATCTGTACTCTCCATGGTTTTGACTCATAAATTGCCTCCCCATTAGTGTCCAGCCACCTCCCAAGGGCCAGAAGCCTTTCTTGGAAGATGGGAACAATCACTCCCTCTTTTGTAGGTCCCACGTTGAGAAGGTAGTTGCCTCCAAAGCTCACAGTTTGCACTAGCTCCTGTGGCAGACAAATTAAGGTAACAATTGCATTCTTTAGCTCCACCTGCCTGTATGAAGCCCATTCCAGCTCTTTCTCCAAGtagcagaatgaaagaaatctCCCACAGCTGTTAATCTGAATTCTGATTTCTTACCTCAATGATACTGGCTACATCCATTAACTCATCAATGTGCATGTTGCTCCGATAACCCCAGGAGAGCTTGTCAATGGAGGAGCACATCTCCCATTTGTGAGCAAGCAAGGTCCCTGGCTTGTATTTGTCAGCACAGTTGTAGAAGCCTCCATGATGGCAGGAGCAATTATTACACCAACGATCATTCACAACAACAGTATCCTGGAAGAAGAAACGTAGCTCAGAAAGGAGAAGGTTTTGTCTGTGACTTTTTTAACTTGCACCCATCCATCTTAAGTTACCTGAGGCATCTAAGTTAGAGGGCCAAGTACTTATCCCCTGGGATGTGAATCCCAGAGGCTTCTCTTAAAAGCACAGTGTGGACTTGTTAATTctggtgaaaaaaataaaacaagtttgGCACCTGCCAAGAAAGTTACTCATTTGATCGTATCCATATCTCACTGCTGCCAGACCTTCCACGCCTATACAATGCTGCAGGCCATGAGGGACAGCTGAAGGTTTTACCTTGACAGGACTGTCATTATACAGCCAGGCAAGGAAGGAGGTAGAATTCCAGTATGAGTCTGGAGCTTCCCAGTCTCCATCAGACCAAATCAAATCTGGTTTGTACCTAACAAAGAGATTAACATTATTTCAGAATGGCTTATCTGCTCTTACCCCAAAAGAAGCATTTCACAGTTTCTTGTCTCTGAAACTTTCACTTCCCATCACCTGATATTACCAGGAGGCCCGTGCTACCACTCCTCGCTTCAGAAAAAGCTGCAAGTGACTTTCTTATAGCAACAGAGTGATTATCACGGCTCAAAGTACAGGACGCAGttctttcaaatacagaagACTGCACCTCAGAGGCAGTTCAGTTACATCCTTTACCTGCTACAGTGGCTACTGTGAGCAGCACGTGTCCAAACCTGGTAATTTGGTCAACTGGAATCCAAGGAGGGATGCAGACTCACAGTGAGATTGCTCTTCTACGTTACTAAACAGCTTGCTTCActttcagagctgctcccaGAAAAGGCAGTATTAAAAGGCATTCCTCCTGCATGCAAGATGTGCCTCTACCTTACTGTACAAGTTAGATTAATGACAAGGCAAATGTGAACCCCTTTTTTAATTACCTCAAATCATTACTGCTAAACAGACTTCCTTTGGTAAAAATTAGCATTTGTCACCTCTGTTGTCTGCATCTACTTTGCATCTTTCTCGATAGTACGAAAGCCAAGAACTGCTGTTGCATCCTGACTGGCTGCAGCTCTTACTTTAGGACAAGATCAAAGAGTTCTGGCATtgtcttctttaaaacaaagttcTGGGTCTTGAAGCCGCTTTCTTTGTCAGACAGATAGAGAGGGTTAAACCACTCTAACAGAGAATGATACAGTCCGTAGCGTATGTTGCTGAAGgatagaaaacaaatgaaagagtTAGGCCAGCAGCAGGGACTGAGATTCAGTGCAGAGCAGATTACTGGCACTATTATTTCACAGTTTCAAGACTTTGCAAGCACCGTTTTCATATCAAActcatcattttctgtttgccaAGAACGGCCAACAGAACTCAGTGCATGAAGAGGACAAAGCAGCAAAGCGCAGCCATACTTCTCTCTGAGCGCCTGTCCCAGCTCTCCCACGAGGTCACGGTGGGGCCCCGTGTCCAAGGAATTCCAGTTCCAGGACACAGGTGACCCCCAGTTGGTGAATCCTTCGTGGTGTTTTGTGGTCAGCACCACGTACCTGAGGGAAAAGGGTCTGGTCAGGGTGACAAAGGAACAGAGTTAGGCCCAGTCCTGACAAATCCTAAACTACAAGAGCAAGGGACTGAGGCACCGTGCCATGAGGGGTCCTCGTTAGAAGCTCTTTTCATTGTCCTTAACATTTAAAAGAGATGACACGAATAGTAACGtttgtaaatgcattttaacGGTGGCAAAGATGACTAACTGCGATGGGGAAGCAGTAAGCGCAGCACACCCTGTGAGGGCCGCGGGTCCCGTAAGGATCCTCACACGGTCCCATCCCCGCACGGTCCCATCCCCGCACGGTCCCATCGCTCAGACCCAGCGCGGAGCGGCCCGGCCGTCGCTGCGCCCTGACCTGGCACCGGCCCGTCGGAACAGCC
The genomic region above belongs to Coturnix japonica isolate 7356 chromosome 23, Coturnix japonica 2.1, whole genome shotgun sequence and contains:
- the FUCA1 gene encoding tissue alpha-L-fucosidase, translated to MAAGGLLCLAAALGPVLGAARYSPDWASLDARPLPAWFDRAKVGLFVHWGVFSVPAWGSEWFWWHWQGEHRADYERFVRQRFPPAASYADFAPHFTAHDFQPREWARLFRRAGARYVVLTTKHHEGFTNWGSPVSWNWNSLDTGPHRDLVGELGQALRENNIRYGLYHSLLEWFNPLYLSDKESGFKTQNFVLKKTMPELFDLVLKYKPDLIWSDGDWEAPDSYWNSTSFLAWLYNDSPVKDTVVVNDRWCNNCSCHHGGFYNCADKYKPGTLLAHKWEMCSSIDKLSWGYRSNMHIDELMDVASIIEELVQTVSFGGNYLLNVGPTKEGVIVPIFQERLLALGRWLDTNGEAIYESKPWRVQMENSTDTVWYTSKGAVVYAIFLTWPQNSVLQLSAPTASPATQVSMLGLAGALQWREAPEGLLVDLPAVPPSPVCSQPGWAVRLEGVK